CCGAGCTGCGGCGCGATCGCCATGGCCAGGAACGCCCCGGGGTTGATGATCGATCCCGCGCAGGCCGCTGCGACCAGGACGCCGGGCGGGACGATGCCGAACTGCCGGAACATCAAGTACGAGACGAAGAGCAGCCCGGTCATCATCAGATAGTCGATGTGCGACCGCAGGAGCTGCTGCGAGTCGGGGAAGATGCGTTTCAGCGCCGCGACGTGGAGGTTCCGCACCGCCGTCAGGCACCACGCTTCGATGAGCGCCACGCCGAGACAAAAGCATCCCGTGACCACCAGCCATTCAGCACGCATCAGGTCCCTCCCGCGTCTCTGTCGATCATGCGGCGCGAGGCGATGCCATGCATCCCGATCGGGAACCGTGTAGAGGAGGGAAGGGGGTGGGGGCATGACGGGGACCGGACGCGCGCTGGCGATGATCGCGGTGCTGGGAGGCGCGGTGGGCTGTGCGTCGCACGCGCCCGACCGGGCCGCTGCGGCCGATGCCGGCACAACGCCCTCGGGGAATCCGTATCTCGAGTGCTGCGCCTCGTGTCACGGCGCGGATGCGCGCGGGCGTGGTCCGGTCGCCGCGTCGTTGAAGATGCCCCCACCGGACCTCACCCAGCTCGCGCGCACGCACGGCGGGCAGTTCCCGCGCGCCGAGGTCGCCGCCGTCGTCACCGGCGCGCATCCGGTCGCGTCCCACGGGACGCGCGAGATGCCGGTCTGGGCGCTTCACTTCGAGCCAGCGGGCCAGGCGGCAACCGGCATCGCCGCCGCCTACGCGCAGCGACGGCTCGATGCGATCCTCGATCACCTGGAGTCGGTGCAGGCGAAGTAGGACACTAGAGTCCGTATCGCTTGAGCTTGTACCAGAGCGTCCGTTCGCTGACCCCGAGCAGGCGCGCGGCCTGGGACTTGTTGTCGCCGGCCGCGGCGAGGGCGCGCAGGATGTGCTTGCGCTCGAACTGCTCCACCGCCGCCTCGAGCGCGAAGCTCTCGGGCGAGGGCTCGGGGGCGGGACCGGTGCCCGCGGGGCCGAGCTGCCGGAAGACCGCGGGATCGATCTCACGACCGGTCGCGAGCACCGCGGCGCGCTCCATGACGTTCTGGAGCTCGCGGACGTTGCCCGGCCACTCGTAGCGTTCGAGCGCCGCCAGCGCCTCGGCCGTGAGGGTCGGCATCTCGCGTCCCAGCTCCCGGGCGAAGCGGGTGAGGAGGAAGGTGGCGAGGTGCCCGATGTCCTCGCGGCGATCCCGCAGCGGGGGCAGGGCGACGTTGAACACGTTCAGGCGATAGTACAGATCCTCGCGGAACGTGCCCTCGCGGATCCGCGCCGGCAGATCGCGGTGGGTCGACGAGATCATCCGGACGTCGAGCGCGATCGGCTTGTTGCTGCCGACGCGCTCGATCACGCCCTCCTGCAGGACGCGCAGAAGCTTCGCTTGCAGCGCGATCGGCATGTCGCCGATCTCGTCGAGGAAGAGCGTCCCGCCATGGGCCACCTCGAACTTGCCCGCGCGATCCGCGTGCGCCCCGGTGAACGCGCCCCGCGTGTGCCCGAAGAGCTCGCTCTCGAGCAGCTCACCCGGGATCGCGGCGCAGTTGAGCGGCACGAAGAGGCGCTCGCGTCGCGGGCTGAGGGCGTGGATGGCGCGCGCGACGAGCTCCTTCCCGGTTCCGGTCTCGCCGGTGACGAGGACGGTGCTCCGGGTCGGTCCCAGGCGACGGACCAGCTCGTAGACCTGCTGCATCGCCGGCGAGGCGCCGACCAGGTTCTCGAACGCCGGGATCCGATCCTCGCGCTCGCGGAGGTAGCGATTCTCGGTCCGGTAGCGGCTGAGGTCGAGGGCCTTGCGGATGGTGATCTCGATCGCGTCGAGATCGAACGGCTTCAGCACGTAGTCGCACGCGCCGGCCTTCATCGCTTCGACCGCCGTCTGCACGGTACCGAACGCGGTGAGGACGATGACCGGCAGGTCGGGGTCGCGGACGCGGAGCTCGGACAGGAGCTCGATCCCCGTCATCCCGGGCATCTTCAGATCGGTGAGCACGAGATCGACCTGCTCGCGATCGAAGCGCTCGAGCGCTTCGGCTCCCGTTTCGGCGACGACCGAATCGATGCTCATGCGCTCGAGCACCATCTGGAGGATGCGGCGCATCTTCCGTTCGTCGTCGACCACGAGTGCTTTCGTCATGCGCCGGCCTCCGCGGCCGGCAGCTCGACCCGGAAGGTCGTGCCGCGCCCGACGGTGCTATCGACGGATACCGTGCCCTGGTGCTCGTGCGCCACACGCTGGACGAGGGCCAGGCCGAGTCCCGTTCCCCCGGCCCGCAGCGAGAAGAAGGGTGTAAAGATCCGATCCCGCACCTCGGGCGCGATGCCGGGACCGTCGTCGCTCACCTCGAACCCCACCCGATTGCCCCGTCGGGGCAGCGTCCGCACTGCGATGTGGCCGCCGGCGGGCAGGATCTGGAGGGCGTTCACGATCAGGTTGAGGGCGACCTGATAGATCTGCTCGGGATCGCACTGCGCCATGCCGGGCCCGGCGCCGAACTCGCGAACCAGCGCGATGCGCTTCTCGCGCGCCTGCGCCTCGACGAACTCGAGCGCGCGCTCGAGCACCGTCTGGAGCGACGTCGGTTCGACGAGCGGTTCGTGGGGGCGCGCGAGCTCGAGCAGCCCGTCGACCACGCGGTCGAGACGGTCGACCTCCTCGATCATCATGCTCGCCAGCTCGACGGTCTGCGGCTGGTCCTTCGGGACCGAGCGCTCGAGCATCTGCGCCGAGCTGCGCAGGATGCCGAGGGGCGTGCGCACCTCGTGGGCGACGCCCGCCGCTACCTCCCCGACGAACGCGAACTTGGCGGCCGTGAGGAGGTCCTCCTGTGCCCGCTGCAGCTCGGCTGCCATGCCGTTGAAGGTGGCCGCGAGCTGGCCGATCTCGTCGCGCGATCGCGCGACGACGCGCGCGTGCGGTG
The sequence above is drawn from the Candidatus Eisenbacteria bacterium genome and encodes:
- a CDS encoding cytochrome C encodes the protein MTGTGRALAMIAVLGGAVGCASHAPDRAAAADAGTTPSGNPYLECCASCHGADARGRGPVAASLKMPPPDLTQLARTHGGQFPRAEVAAVVTGAHPVASHGTREMPVWALHFEPAGQAATGIAAAYAQRRLDAILDHLESVQAK
- a CDS encoding sigma-54 dependent transcriptional regulator, which codes for MTKALVVDDERKMRRILQMVLERMSIDSVVAETGAEALERFDREQVDLVLTDLKMPGMTGIELLSELRVRDPDLPVIVLTAFGTVQTAVEAMKAGACDYVLKPFDLDAIEITIRKALDLSRYRTENRYLREREDRIPAFENLVGASPAMQQVYELVRRLGPTRSTVLVTGETGTGKELVARAIHALSPRRERLFVPLNCAAIPGELLESELFGHTRGAFTGAHADRAGKFEVAHGGTLFLDEIGDMPIALQAKLLRVLQEGVIERVGSNKPIALDVRMISSTHRDLPARIREGTFREDLYYRLNVFNVALPPLRDRREDIGHLATFLLTRFARELGREMPTLTAEALAALERYEWPGNVRELQNVMERAAVLATGREIDPAVFRQLGPAGTGPAPEPSPESFALEAAVEQFERKHILRALAAAGDNKSQAARLLGVSERTLWYKLKRYGL